The Paenibacillus polymyxa M1 DNA segment GTCGATTACGAGATCGACGGGAACGAGCGGGTTGATTTGTTTCGGATCGCCGCCCGCTTTTTTCACCGTATCACGCATGGCCGCCAAATCGACAACCACCGGGACGCCTGTAAAATCCTGAAGCACAATACGTGCAGGAATGAACGGGATTTCCTTGTTGGTGTCACGATCCTCAGCCCAGCCTGTCAGCTGCTGCACATGTTCCTCAGTAATGGCGCGTCCGTCAAACTGGCGAACCGCAGCTTCCAGCAACACTTTAATGGAGAAAGGCAGCTTGGCAACACCGCTTTTTCCTTGTTCCTCCAGTGCCTTAAGACTATAGTAGCGATAAGGCTTCCCGTTAACTTCCAAGCTACGGGCAATGGAGAATTGATCTTTTCCTGACATAAGTATTACCTCCTTGAAGTGGATGCTTGCGGGAAAATAGGGATGTCTTTTTTCGACGTCTTGCACAATTTGGTTTTAATTGGTTGCGTTCTCAATTTCATCTTCAGCGGTTCATCGTAAGTTAAGAGGTTGAGATGAATGTAATTCGTTTCATTAGATGAAACATGATTTCAAAATGATTGCTTTTGGATTAAGTATACCGTTTTCAGACGGTTCCGTAAAGTTTTTTTGACCTAAATTATGCGTGTCAGACTGGAAAATAAAACGTTCCGTTCCCCCGCGTTTTTCGATGTTCATACCAAGCTTTAGAGATTCATACTTATAGATAGAGAGCATATCAGACCAGAGAGGAAAGAAAGGAAGTTATATATCGGCGAGGTTATCCCCGAATAAGGATAGCAAGACGAAAAATGGAGGGATAGGGATGGGGGAGCGGGAATGGAAACAGGCCCTTTTTGCTTACGTGAATCAGTACAATCGCAGTGAGGTAAATGGTGTACCACAGCCGGATGAGTACCTGGAGGTGGGCCAGCGAATGGAGCGGGCAGCACGTGCGGCCAGGTTGGAGCAGTGGTACAGCGAACGGGACGCTGTTCCCCTACGCAGCGAGACACGCGCCAAGCCGATACGAATAGTGCAGGATACTCCGGATGAGGCAGTGGTCGATGTACAACTTCATGTGCGGCTCTTTTATGAGAAGGGCGGGATGACTCACCGGGAGGATCGGATTGAACGGGAGCGCCTGACGTTTACACGCGAGGGTGAAGCCTGGCAGGTGACGAGGATTGAGCGTGATCCGGCAGAAAGAAAGCCAGCTGGAGGAGAGGTTCCTTTCGAACAAGCGTCGTTTAATCAGGGAGGAAGTCTGCCGCTGCTAAATCGTGGTGTGCTGGGCTTCGGTTCATCAGCACGCCCCAGTCGATATCGCCGTGAAGAAGCAGCGGCCTATGCAGATCAGTGGTGGGATAGTTTTAACCCGGAGTTTGAGGCTTTTGATGTGGATTGCACCAATTATATCTCGCAGTGCCTCTTTGCAGGTGGTGCACCGATCCACTATACTGGTAAAAGAGAATCGGGCTGGTGGTATAAAGGACGGGTTGCCGGACGTGAGCTGTGGAGTTATAGCTGGGCGGTTTCCAACAGTCTGGAACGGTATTTGGGCTCCAGTTCCTGGGGGTTGACCGCAGAGCAGGTGAGTCGACCGGAGCAGCTCATGCTGGGGGACGTCATTTTTTATGATTGGGATGGTGACGGAACTTTCCAGCACAGCACGGTGGTAACGGCCTTTGATGCTGGCGGCATGCCGCTAGTCAATGCACATACGGTAAGCTCCAGACATCGTTATTGGGACTATAAAAATTCGTATGCGTGGACGGACAATACGGTATATCGCTTTTATCACATCGCCGACTATTTTTAAATGAGATGATGGATAACAGGTACAGGGAAGCAAATCAGGCACAATGACGAAAGCAAGAAAGCGGAGGATAGGCATGGCAAATCAAAAATTAACCGTAGGGCTGGTGTACGGTGGTAAATCGGGCGAACATGAGGTATCGCTGCAAACGGCGTATGCGGTAATGAACGCTTTTAACTATGAGAAATACGAGATTATTCCTTTTTATATTACGAAGGCTGGCGATTGGCGTAGAGGGACGCTGTTAAATGCGCCTCTGACTACTGTAGAGCAATTGAAGCTGGAGCATGCTGAGGGCGGCACCAAGGCGGCATTAGATACGTTGTTCGGCAAGCTGTATGGAGAGCAGACACTGGATGTACTGTTTCCGCTGCTGCACGGCACCTTTGGCGAGGACGGAACGATTCAGGGTCTGTTCGAAATGGCGGATATGCCCTATGTCGGGGCAGGAGTGCTGGCTTCGGCAGCAGGTATGGATAAAGGCGTCATGAAGAAGCTGTTTGAGCATGCAGGATTGCCGCAAGTGAAATACTGCTATTTTAATAGTACACAGTGGGCACAAACCGGTCATGACTTGGTGCGTAACATTGAAACTGAGCTAGGTTATCCTTGCTTTGTCAAACCAGCCAATCTGGGATCAAGTGTCGGTATTTCCAAAGCGAGTAACCGAGAAGAACTGGAAAAGGCTGTAGATCTGGCTTTGCAATTTGATCTGAAGGTGATCGTGGAAGAGTACGTCGATGCCCGTGAGATTGAGGTCAGCGTACTTGGTAATGATGAGCCGATTGCCTCGGTACCGGGTGAAATTGTGTCGTCGAGTGATTACTACGACTATGCTGCCAAATATACCGATGGTCAATCGGAAATGCTCATTCCGGCACCACTGGACGAGGAAGTGGCAGATCGTATCCGTGAATCCGCATTGCAAGCTTTCCGCGCTCTGGAAGGTTGCGGGATTTCCCGTGCAGATTTCTTCGTCAGACGCTCAGATGGACATATCCTTATTAATGAAGTGAATACGATGCCTGGCTTTACACCGTTCAGCATGTATCCATTGTTGTGGAGAGAAACCGGCGTATCCTATGTAAATCTACTGGATCGCATGATTGCTCTTGCACTGGAGCGTTATGAGCGCCGGTCGGCACTTCACTATGAGAACTCATAAACGAAAAAAATGAAGGGGAGCTGATCACTCTCCTTTTTGTTCATATATATTGATGTACTTGAGCATTTTACCAAACCCTTAAATATGAAAGGTGGCGGCTAGACATGGGCTTTCAAACTGAATTTAACTCGGTGTGCAAATTCAAGAGCGAACAAGAACTTTATGAACTGCTGGAATATGGACGTGGCAAAATGGTTAAATCCGGACTGCGTGTTTTTCCGACAGGACAGAAGGTCATCGCATACAGCGTGGACAACGTGGCAGTAGCCATCGTTCAGATTGTGGGCTGTATCGCCGAAATCAATTTCCAAGGTGACGAAGTGACCGAGGTAGAAATGACTCTCATTCGTAAGCTGAATGAAGAGGAATCAAGAATTCAGACCGCATTGGCGGATGAAATGTTTTTTGGAATACAGCAGCAATCCTAGCTGTTTGTTTCTTACAGTTTTGTGCAATACACCGAATCAGCAGGTGCTTTTCCGGGTATGATCAGTAGAAAAGGGGTTTAGGTCACAGAATGAAAGCGGCCTTGCCATCTACTGCAAACTGCTGAAAGGAAGGACATCTATGATCGTAAGGTTCGGATATGTTGCCATGTCAGTCACCGTGCAAAATGCATCCCCTTCTAAAACTATGACCATGGCCAGCTTTAACAAGATCGGAGACCGAGAAGCGGCGATCCGCAAGCTAGAACGGATTGCAGCCGAAAATCTCCATAATACATTGAGGCTACTGCGTCATAATCGTGCGAGTGATATTCAGGTCTATCGTTTCTCATCCAAGCTGATTCCGCTTGCGACCCATCAGGATCTGCGGGACTGGGACCCGTTTGAGGCGCTTGCCGCTGATTTTGCAGAGGTGGGGGACTATGTCAAGGCGAATAAGATGAGGGTATCGTTTCACCCCGATCATTTTACAGTGCTCAGCACTCCCCGTCCTGAAGTGTTGCAGAGCTCCATTAATGATCTGAAGTACCACGTGGCGATGCTGGAGGCCATGGGACTTGGTGCCGAAGCCAAGAACAACATTCATATTGGTGGTGCCTACGGAGATAAGGTGACCTCAGGTCAACGTTTTGTAGAGCAAGTGAATGCCCTGGATCTTTCATTAAGACAACGGTTAACATTGGAAAATGATGATAAAACGTTCAATGCGGTGGAAACACTGGAAGCTTGCAAAATAACGGGCTTGCCGATGGTTCTCGATATTCATCATCAATGGGTCAATAACGAGGGGGAGAAGCCGTGGGAGCTTTGGCCGGATATATTGGATACCTGGAAAGGGGAATTGGCTCAAGCCGGATCTTCTACTGATCATCCATTGCCGCCCAAAATTCATGCCTCCAGTCCTAAAAGTGAAAAAGACCCTCGTGGTCATGCAGACGGTGTTCTGGTGGAGCCGTTGCTGACCTTTCTGCGTAATATTGCTGGATATACGGATCGGATTGATGTCATGCTTGAAGCCAAACTTAAGGATGAAGCATTGTTCGGATTAATGAATGAACTGCGTCTTCAGGAAGATAACGGGGTCAAAGTGTTGGATGGGGCTTCCATAGAAATTACGCCTTAAAAAGTAGTATTTTGCGGATAAAGCTTCCATATGGAGAAACTTTATGAAGCTTATTGTGTATACTAGAATGTGTAAACTAGCAAACTTGTACTGAAACAGAGATGGTTAAGAGACTGTCTGGAGGGCAGATTCGTAAACCACGTAACAATGATATAGAAAGTAGAGTGAACACGTTGAACGAACATGAAAACGAAAAGGTTCCCTATATCGTATCAGGAAAAAGCTATACGGCCGTGGCTATTAATGCGGCATCCAAAGCCGGGGAATGGATTAAGAGCAGACTGGGCACTGTTGAACAATTGAATACCAAGCAATCTTCGACCGATCTAGTAACCGAGGTAGATAAAGGTGCAGAACAGATGATTCGCAGACTTATTCTCACCCATTTTCCCGATCATGCCATTTTGGGTGAAGAAGGGGTAGAGCCGGGAGCTGAAGCTTCAGCCCGAGCATTAGAGGCTGCCCGTGAAGAGGAATATTTATGGATTATTGATCCGGTAGACGGCACTACCAATTTCGTGCACAGTCTGCCGTACTACAGTGTGTCTATTGCCTTGGCTCATCGTGGCGAAGTGATTGTCGGGGTAATTTATGATCCGTCCCGTGATGAAATGTTTGTAGCGGAAAAGGGAAAAGGCGCATACGTCCACGGAAATCGCATGCAAGCATCGAAAGAAGAAACGCTGGGAGATAGTCTGGTGTGCATCGGCTTCCCGCCGGATCGTACGTATGCACAACCGTTGAATATGAAAATTACGCAGGTTCTTACACCTCAGGTACGGGGCATTCGGGCGCTCGGCTCGGCAGCCTTGCATTTGGCTTATGTGGCGTCGGGACGTTTGTCCGCTTATTGCGAAATCGGTTTGAATGCCTGGGATGTGGCCGCGGGTGCTTTGTTGGTACAGGAATCAGGAGGCACCATTACGAACACATTAGGCCAACCTTATGACCTGAGTGTACGGCATGTTGTAGCTACGAATACAGCTATTCATTCTCAACTTATTCAAGTGCTGAAAGAAGCGGACGCAACCGGGTTATAATACTACGTAACCATCATCCTGAAGGAGGAAATCGCGATGAGCCAATCCGAAGAATTGGAACGCCAGCTCAGTGAACTGCTGACGGAAGGCGAAATTCGTGAGAATGAGGCCAAAAAACGGGAACGACTCAGCCCCAAATATGAGGTGCGGGTTCAGACTCAAATGGACCCTATTGTCGAAGAGACGCGTAAATACCGGAGTATGGCACGTGAACTTGATGACCGATATGACGAATATATGAGCAAGGCGGACAAATCGAAAGCAAACGATCAACGCTAAGCAAACCCAAATACCTCTTGCCGAATGATCAAGGCATGGGGTATTTTGTATAATATATAGAGTTTTCTCCATTTTGAGCTGGACCGTGCAGGATGAGCGAAGGAGGCGACATGTACTGATTACCTATTTTAAGAGCGCTTACAAAAATGCTGGAATCCATCATAAGATGGTACTGCTGATTACGGTGCTCATGCTGGTTAATTTTGCGGTTGTTGCAGTCATACTTAAATACGTATTTCATATTTATGATAATCAAATGTACAAAAAGACATCCGAGGTACTCAATATTTCTTCAATTGGCATTGAAAATGAACTGAAGGATGTTGAAAAGGTTACTTTTAAGGTAATAACGGACGAGCAGCTTCAGCGTTATTTGCTCCAGTTGGAAAAGGAAACGTCACCTTATGTCAAAATGGTACTGCGCAAAAAAATAACGAATAGGCTTATTGCCTTTGCCGGCTCTGAAACCTATGTCTATTCTATGATGGTAATCGACAAAGAGGGACAGGTGATGAGTGCGGGCAACCGCGAAGGTATCCCCCAAGAGCTTCGATCCACCCTGTCGGAGTTGGCAGACGAATATGACGGCTCTCATGCATGGTATGCGGCAGGCCATTCCTCCTTGCTGGCAGCACGGCAATTCAAATCTTTTACCGATTCCAATTTTACGCTGAACGGGCTTGGAACGCTTGCGATTCGTGTGCGAATTGACCGGATTGTAGCGGATCGTGTGCAGACCTCCGGCCGTGACGGACAGTTGATGATTACAGACGGAAGACGGATGATTTATCCCGAAACACCGCTTTTGAGTGAGAGCGATATTCAGGCAGAGCTTGGGCGGAAGCAGCCTTACGGGATCGCGACCTATACAGGCGGGACCTTTTTTGCTGCTCAAATCAAATCCTCTTATACGGGCTGGACGTATTTACATATGACTCCCTTTGATGATATGTTTCGCAGTATTACGATAATCAAAGAGATTGTAAGCGCTATTTTTGTCATTATGCTGCTTATTGCATTGGCGCTAGGAGCCAGGCTGTCGGGCAGCATTACCCAACCGATCGTTCAGTTGATCCAGAATATGCGTAAAATAGAAAAAGGGGATCTCGACCGTCTGGAAGAGGAAGCGCTTGGAGCGGTCCCCCTTTCCACACAGGATGAGGTAGGCTTACTACATCGGACGTATAAGAAGATGATCCGCCGGATCCGTGAGCTTATTAATGAGAATGTTGCCAAGCAGCTACTGCTGCGGGAAACAGAGCTAAAGGCGCTTCAGGCACAGATAAATCCACATTTTTTATACAATACATTAGAGTCTGTGAACTGGCTCGCCAAGGCCAATAAACAGGATCGGATTTCAGAAATGGTGGAAGCCCTTGCTTTTTTATTACGCAGCGCGGTCAGTTTTGAAGAACAGCTGATTCCGCTTCAAAAAGAGCTGGATATCGTGAGAAGCTACGTAACGATCCAAAAAACACGTTTTGATGAACGTCTCGTTTTCCATCTCGATGTCCCGGAAGAATTGATGGACGCGCAAATTCCGAAGCTAACACTTCAGCCCTTGGTGGAGAATGCAATCCATTATGCGCTGGAGCCGCGTATTGAACCGTGTCGGATCACGATTGTGGTCAGAGAAAGCGAAGGGGCGCTGTTCCTGCGGGTTGAAGATGACGGACCTGGAATGACCCCGGATTTCTTGGAAAAGCTGCGGAGCGGACAGATCACCACCCGTGGGCGGGGGATTGGACTTGCGAATATTCAAGAACGGATTAACCTGACATTTGGTACACCTTGGGGGATAGAGCTGCATAGCGAGTCAGGAGCAGGAACGTCAATTCATGTCTGTATTCCATATGTGAAAGGGGATCAGGGTCGTGTACAAGGTGCTACTGGTTGATGATGAGCGTATGATTTTGGAAGGCATATCACAGGTGGTCGATTGGGGCAAGGCAGGAACAAGGCTGGTAGGTACGGCGCGTAATGGAATTGAGGCATACGATCAGATCCAGGCGAGTCCGCCTGATTTTGTGATCAGCGATATTTCTATGCCAGGACTGGACGGTATCGGACTCGTTGCCAAAACGACGGAGCATTTTCCAGACGTTCGGTTTATTCTGTTGTCAGGTTACAAAGATTTTGACTATGCCTGTCGGGCTATGCAATACGGGGTGAAGCACTACTTGCTGAAGCCCTGCAACGAGCGGCAAATTCATGACGCTCTGACAGAGTTGGGACAGGAGCGAGAGGAACAGGAAGAACGCAAGCAGTTTGTGAACCGGATGAAGCTTGATTTTCAGCGTATGCTGCCGCATGTGAAGGAGCATTTTTTGAAGGAGTTTATTTCCTATAAAACTTACGGTAGCCGTGATATCGCTTTTTATGAGCGTTTGTTCGGTCTGGAGTTGCAAGATAAGCAGGTTCGAATGCTGCTGCTGCGGGTGGAGGAGTCCCACGAGCCGGAGCATTTGTTTGCTTTGCAAAATATAGCAGGGGATTTAATGGATCATGTCTTGCTCAGTACGACTATGCAAGGGCAGCTGCTAATTGTGCTGGAAAGTGAGGATGACACATCTCGATTTATGAAACAGATTGAAGCGGTACGTACGACATTTCACCGCTTTTATAAGCTGGAGGTGACCGTCGCAGTTAGCGAGTCGGATAGCATGCAGCATTCGCGGGGGATGTACCGGGAGACTTTGCATTGTATGAATCACCGCTTTTACACCGGGGAGGGGAGTCTCATTACGAAGGAGGATTTGGCGGCTGAGGACACCCGGGAGATGGCAGACTTGGAGCTGGACGAGGAGAAGTTCGGTCTGCTGATCAAGGCTGGAAATAGGGAGGAAGTTGCACAGGAAGTGGATCGGCTGTTCGGCATCCTGTCCCGTATGAAGCTGGAAATCTCCGTAACCCGTTCCTATGTGCTACAGCTCTATGCGGCCATGATCCGTATATGTCCTGAAGAAGAGCGTGCGGCGTTCACGAGTCGAATGGTCGTGCTGGCAGAGCAAAAAACACTGGCATGTCTCAAATCTTTTGTACAGGAAGCTGCCGAACGAATGACCGCAATTTATTATAAAAGCAACGTATACCGCCAATCTTCCACGGTGGATAAAATGATCACTATTATTGAGCAAAATTATAGAAAATCCGATCTTTCACTGAACGGAGTGGCGGGGCAAATGCTCTATATGAATTCCGACTACTTAGGGAAAATTTTCAAAAAAGTGACGGGTGAAAACTTTTCGCACTACGTCAATCGTTACCGGATCGAACGTGCGGCTGAGCATATTCGGGAGACGGGAGACGTAAAGGTGTTTGAGCTGGCAGAATGGTTCGGCTTCGGCGGGAATGCGCAATATTTTAGCCAGGTGTTCAAAAAATGGGCAGGTATGACACCGTCCGAGTACATTAAATCATACGAACGGGGATGAGCTGCTGAGTCCCTCTGTTTTTTGAACCTTTGAAATCGGATTTGTGTATTCCAATGTTTCTCTGCATTTGGGAAAATAACTACAGGAGCAAATGTAAACGCTATCAAGCTTGCGTAAGTACATTGTTACTTGTAATAAGGCTCCTTTCTAGAACAGCGAAAAGGGGAGAGATAGGTGGGCAAAAAGGGATGGTTTCTGATCATAGCGATGCTGCTCGTTTTGACGACGGCATGTAGTGGAGCAGACGGTGGAGGCAATTCGGGCACAAGTGCAGACGGGAAAGTAAAGTTGCGGATCGCTTGGTGGGGATCGGATACGCGCCACGAATATACGCAGAAGGTTATCGATTTGTATAAGCAAAAAAATCCGAATGTGACGATTGATGTGGAATATGCCTCTTTTGATGACTACTGGAAGAAGCTCGCCCCGCAGGCGGCAGCAAACCAACTGCCGGATATCGTACAGATGGACATTTCGTATATTAGCCAATATGCGAAGAACGGCCAACTGGAGGATATGGCGCCTTACTTGAATCAGAAAATCCAAGTCGCTGATGTGAACGAAAATGTACTCAAAACCGGGATCATTGCCGGAAAGCAATATGGTATTCCAACAGGTGTCAATGTGTTGGGCTTTCAATATGATCCGGCATTGCTCAAAAAAGCGGGCATAGACAAAATTCCTGACGACTGGACATGGGATCAATACAAAGAGCTGGCTTTGAAGGCAGCCTCTAATAAAGTTTACTTTGACAGCTCAATGGCTGCGGATATTTTCTTCCACTACTATTTGCGGACACATGGAAAGTCTCTCTACAATACGGAAGGAACAGGATTGGGGTATGACGACGATAAGCTGTTTGTTGATTTCTTCGGCGGTTTAGCTGAGCTAATTAAAAAGGGGGCGACACCAACTCCTGAAGTCATGAACCAAACCAAGGGAATTCTTGAGGAATCGGATATCGTTAAAGGAACAGGCATCGGCATTTGGCAGTGGTCCAATCAATATGTGGGCTTACAACAGGTCGTTAATCGCCCAATGGCGCTTGCTCCGATGTTTGGACCGAATATGGAAAAAGGCGTGTATATGCAGCCTACAATGTACTGGGCAGTGGCTTCCCGTTCACAGGTGAAGGATGAGGCCGCAAAATTTATTGATTTCTGGATGAACGATGTAGAAGCGAATAAATTGATCAAAGGCGAACGCGGCGTACCGATTTCTGCCAAAATCAAAGAAGCTGTAGCGCCGGAGTTGAGCGAGGCAACGAAGCAGGTGTTTGAATTTGTGGCTTCCATGGAGCCTAAGGCTTCTCCAATGAGCCCGCCGCCGCCGGTTGGATCGCCAGAAGTGATTGCTACTCTGACCGATTATATTGAGCAAGTCAATTTCGGACAGATGACGCCTGAAGACGCAGCGGTCAAATTCCGGGCTGATGCGAATACCATCCTTGCGAATAACAAGCAGTAATAATGCAGGGTTGAAGGAACGTTTCGTTAGGTTAACCGTGCGTAGGGCCAAGCATGATTGCGCACGGTTGATCCGACGAACCCATCGCAGAGGCAACCTTTGTAAATATCACAATAAAATTCATATAACAACGATTAATAGATATATTTAAATTTGCTGATTTTTAAAATGCAACAGAAAGGAGGCTTGATGAGCTTGCGAAATCATCAGAGCTTGAAAGCCAATATGACCGGATATGCGTTTATCAGCCCGTTTATTGTGGGCTTTCTGGCATTTACGTTAATTCCAATGTTTATTTCGCTGTATCTGTCCTTTACCAGCTACAATCTGTTCACCCCGCCCAAATGGATTGGTCTGGGTAACTTCGAAAAAATGTTCACAGGCGATCCTAAATACTGGAATTCGATCCGAGTCACGTTTACGTATGTACTGGTCGGTGTACCGTTGCGACTGATTTTCGCGTTGTTTGTGGCGATGATTTTGAATACCAAGTCACGCATGGTGGGCACCTATCGGACGATGTACTATCTGCCTTCTATTATCGGGGGGAGCGTTGCAGTATCCATCATGTGGCGCAATATTTTCAGTAATGAGGGCATTGTTAACAGCTTGCTTTCGGCCTTGGGGGCAACCCCGGTGAAATGGTTTGGTGATCCGAATGCTTCGCTAATGATGCTAATCACCTTGTCTGTATGGCAATTTGGTTCATCCATGCTTATTTTTCTGGCAGGACTGAAAAACATTCCGCATGAAATGTACGAGGCATCCAGTGTAGATGGCGCTACGCCAGTACGGAAATTTTTCAGTATTACGCTGCCGCTGCTAAGTCCGATCATTTTATTTAACTTGATTATGCAGACGATCAGCGCGTTTATGACCTTCGTTCCGGCCTATGTTATCTCCAAGGGTGAGGGTGGTCCAATGGATGGAACGATGCTGCATTCACTGTATCTGTTCCGGCAGGCGTTTATGTTCAGCAATATGGGATATGCGGCGGCTATGGCTTGGGTCATGCTCATTATGATAGCGATACTGACAGCGATTTTATTTATGACATCCAAATTCTGGGTGTTCTATGAAACGGAAAAGGGGCGCTGATACCAATGGCATGGAAAACGTTCAAATGGCCAATTTATCACATTCTGGTTGCTGCACTGGCGCTCCTGATGCTGTATCCCGTGTTCTGGATGCTGTTCAGCTCATTTAAAGAAAGTCGGACGATATTCGTCACAGCCTCCTCGCTTTTCCCTACAGAATGGATTTGGCAAAACTATGTAACAGGCTGGAAAGGCACAACTGGTTATAACTTCGGCACATATATTCTAAATTCGCTCACGATCGTAGTGATTTCCACGATTGGCGCTGTGCTTTCCTCCTCATTGATCGCATTTGGCTTCGCACGCTTGAAATTCAAAGGGCGTAACTTGTGGTTTGCTCTGATGATGGTGACGCTGATGCTGCCAGGGGATGTAGTGCTGGTACCGCAATATATCATTTTCACCAAGCTTGGATGGATCAATACAATCTTACCGTTGGTAGTACCATCCTTTTTCGGGATGCCGTTCTTCATCTTTCTGATGGTGCAGTTTATACGCACGATTCCAGCAGAGTTGGATGAAGCGGCGACGATTGATGGATGCGGCAAGTTCCGATTGTATTTTCGAATTATTTTACCCTTGCTCAAATCCTCGCTGGCTACGGCGGCCATCTTCTCTTTCTACTGGAAGTGGGAGGATCTATTAGGTCCGGTATTGTATCTGAACTCTCCAGAGAAATATACCGTATCGATTGCACTCAAAATGTTTCTCGATAGCGAGTCAGCCTCCAACTGGGGAGGAATGTTCGCGATGTCCATCTTAAGCCTGCTACCTGTTATCGCTGTATTCTTCGCTTTCCAAAAACAAATTGTAGAAGGAATGAGCACGAGTGGCCTGAAGGGTTAAGACCGAGGAGTGAGTAAAATGTGGAAGTTTGACTTTGGTCCGGGAGAGCCTGCGGATGGCTGCAAGGCAGTGTCCCCGGATTGCATATATACAGCTGAACAGGGCTATGGCTTCGAGACTACAGAGCATGTGTACGGGCGACAAAGGCAGAATCCAGCCAAGGATGCACGCACACGGCTGCGAAACAGCTTTTGTATTCCACTGAACGCTTCGTTTATTGCAGATGTGCCAGACGGGCTGTATCTCGTCACTGTACTGGTCGGCGATCCACTGGCGGAAACGCTCACGCGATTCCAGGCTGGCGAGGGCAAGCATATGCTGCCCCCGGTACACACGCTGCCGGGCCAGTTCACGGAAGCGATGTTTACGGTGCCTGTCCGAGGCGGCAGACTGCGCCTCACCGTATCTGGCACTGCGCCACGGCTCAATGCGCTGGAAATTGCACCCGCACTGCAGAGTCTCCGGCTATTCCTAGTCGGAGACTCTACGGTTACGGATCAAGGGCTGTCCGGCTATCCTTATACAGGCTGGGGTCAGGCTTTGCCAGCCCTGTTCAAGCATGATGTCTGCGTGGATAATCACGCTGTATCGGGACGAAGCTCCAAAAGCTTCGTGGACGAGGGACGTCTGGATGCTATTTTGGGAGAAATGAAGACAGGAGACTTCCTGTTCATCCAGTTCGGTCATAATGATCAGAAGCCTGATCCCGAACGGGCCACTGAGCCTTTTACGACCTACAAGGAGCATTTGCGCCTATATATCGACGGAGCGAGAAGCAAGGGCGGAACCCCGGTGCTGATTACGCCTGTACATCGTCGCTATTTTAACGAGGATGGTACGCTGTCCGATACACATGGCGACTATATAACGGCGGTTCGCGAGTTGGCGGAAGAAGCGAACGTGCCGCTCATTGATTTGTCTGCCCGCACGCAGGAGTTATATGAAGAGCTGGGCCCTGAAGAAAGCAAGGAGCTTTTTATGTGGCTGCTGCCTGGGGAATACATGAACTTTTCCGGCGGCCTGGAGGATAATACGCATTTTCATGAGAATGGTGC contains these protein-coding regions:
- a CDS encoding amidase domain-containing protein, which encodes MGEREWKQALFAYVNQYNRSEVNGVPQPDEYLEVGQRMERAARAARLEQWYSERDAVPLRSETRAKPIRIVQDTPDEAVVDVQLHVRLFYEKGGMTHREDRIERERLTFTREGEAWQVTRIERDPAERKPAGGEVPFEQASFNQGGSLPLLNRGVLGFGSSARPSRYRREEAAAYADQWWDSFNPEFEAFDVDCTNYISQCLFAGGAPIHYTGKRESGWWYKGRVAGRELWSYSWAVSNSLERYLGSSSWGLTAEQVSRPEQLMLGDVIFYDWDGDGTFQHSTVVTAFDAGGMPLVNAHTVSSRHRYWDYKNSYAWTDNTVYRFYHIADYF
- a CDS encoding D-alanine--D-alanine ligase encodes the protein MANQKLTVGLVYGGKSGEHEVSLQTAYAVMNAFNYEKYEIIPFYITKAGDWRRGTLLNAPLTTVEQLKLEHAEGGTKAALDTLFGKLYGEQTLDVLFPLLHGTFGEDGTIQGLFEMADMPYVGAGVLASAAGMDKGVMKKLFEHAGLPQVKYCYFNSTQWAQTGHDLVRNIETELGYPCFVKPANLGSSVGISKASNREELEKAVDLALQFDLKVIVEEYVDAREIEVSVLGNDEPIASVPGEIVSSSDYYDYAAKYTDGQSEMLIPAPLDEEVADRIRESALQAFRALEGCGISRADFFVRRSDGHILINEVNTMPGFTPFSMYPLLWRETGVSYVNLLDRMIALALERYERRSALHYENS
- the uvsE gene encoding UV DNA damage repair endonuclease UvsE, producing the protein MIVRFGYVAMSVTVQNASPSKTMTMASFNKIGDREAAIRKLERIAAENLHNTLRLLRHNRASDIQVYRFSSKLIPLATHQDLRDWDPFEALAADFAEVGDYVKANKMRVSFHPDHFTVLSTPRPEVLQSSINDLKYHVAMLEAMGLGAEAKNNIHIGGAYGDKVTSGQRFVEQVNALDLSLRQRLTLENDDKTFNAVETLEACKITGLPMVLDIHHQWVNNEGEKPWELWPDILDTWKGELAQAGSSTDHPLPPKIHASSPKSEKDPRGHADGVLVEPLLTFLRNIAGYTDRIDVMLEAKLKDEALFGLMNELRLQEDNGVKVLDGASIEITP
- a CDS encoding inositol monophosphatase family protein, with protein sequence MNEHENEKVPYIVSGKSYTAVAINAASKAGEWIKSRLGTVEQLNTKQSSTDLVTEVDKGAEQMIRRLILTHFPDHAILGEEGVEPGAEASARALEAAREEEYLWIIDPVDGTTNFVHSLPYYSVSIALAHRGEVIVGVIYDPSRDEMFVAEKGKGAYVHGNRMQASKEETLGDSLVCIGFPPDRTYAQPLNMKITQVLTPQVRGIRALGSAALHLAYVASGRLSAYCEIGLNAWDVAAGALLVQESGGTITNTLGQPYDLSVRHVVATNTAIHSQLIQVLKEADATGL
- a CDS encoding sensor histidine kinase — its product is MVLLITVLMLVNFAVVAVILKYVFHIYDNQMYKKTSEVLNISSIGIENELKDVEKVTFKVITDEQLQRYLLQLEKETSPYVKMVLRKKITNRLIAFAGSETYVYSMMVIDKEGQVMSAGNREGIPQELRSTLSELADEYDGSHAWYAAGHSSLLAARQFKSFTDSNFTLNGLGTLAIRVRIDRIVADRVQTSGRDGQLMITDGRRMIYPETPLLSESDIQAELGRKQPYGIATYTGGTFFAAQIKSSYTGWTYLHMTPFDDMFRSITIIKEIVSAIFVIMLLIALALGARLSGSITQPIVQLIQNMRKIEKGDLDRLEEEALGAVPLSTQDEVGLLHRTYKKMIRRIRELINENVAKQLLLRETELKALQAQINPHFLYNTLESVNWLAKANKQDRISEMVEALAFLLRSAVSFEEQLIPLQKELDIVRSYVTIQKTRFDERLVFHLDVPEELMDAQIPKLTLQPLVENAIHYALEPRIEPCRITIVVRESEGALFLRVEDDGPGMTPDFLEKLRSGQITTRGRGIGLANIQERINLTFGTPWGIELHSESGAGTSIHVCIPYVKGDQGRVQGATG